In the genome of Deltaproteobacteria bacterium, one region contains:
- the greA gene encoding transcription elongation factor GreA, producing MERVPITREGYARLKSELQRLQQQERPEVIAAISEARDHGDISENAEYEAAKEKQAMVEGKINELHDKLSRCEVVETADDSHERVIFGSTVVLENLDTGEEVTYRLVGPYEADLQEGTISVTSPIGRALIRKEPGDQVRVRAPGGLKKFEIIDVYHDK from the coding sequence ATGGAACGGGTTCCCATAACACGCGAGGGTTATGCGCGCCTCAAGTCAGAATTGCAGCGTCTGCAACAGCAGGAGCGGCCGGAGGTGATCGCTGCAATCAGCGAAGCGCGCGACCATGGCGACATCAGTGAGAATGCTGAGTATGAGGCTGCCAAAGAGAAGCAGGCTATGGTGGAAGGCAAGATCAACGAACTGCACGACAAGCTCAGCAGGTGTGAAGTAGTTGAGACGGCGGATGATTCACACGAGCGGGTAATTTTCGGCAGTACGGTTGTGCTGGAGAATTTGGACACAGGCGAGGAAGTGACCTACCGGCTTGTGGGACCCTACGAGGCTGACCTGCAAGAAGGCACCATTTCCGTGACATCGCCCATCGGCCGGGCTCTCATTCGCAAAGAACCGGGGGACCAGGTTCGGGTTCGGGCGCCAGGCGGCTTGAAAAAATTCGAGATCATAGATGTCTACCACGATAAATGA
- a CDS encoding type II toxin-antitoxin system VapC family toxin: MERYVVDASVILKWVLGKEQENGQDLALKLLDTWAAGIAELAAPSLWQYEVGNFLGRELKLEAIEKMNLLLDLRIQSVDLNNTIIERCFAWMEQHAVTFYDASYLAVAFEIKGILVTADEKFCKKMENVGRICLLGDLNLPQAGDQ; this comes from the coding sequence ATGGAAAGATATGTGGTAGATGCCTCCGTAATTCTCAAGTGGGTATTGGGGAAAGAACAAGAGAACGGTCAAGACCTAGCCTTGAAACTCTTGGACACTTGGGCGGCTGGGATAGCTGAACTTGCTGCCCCTTCTCTTTGGCAGTATGAAGTGGGGAACTTCCTGGGTCGCGAACTTAAACTTGAAGCGATAGAAAAAATGAATCTCCTTCTTGACCTACGAATCCAAAGTGTCGATCTGAATAACACCATTATCGAGCGATGTTTCGCTTGGATGGAACAGCACGCAGTGACCTTTTATGATGCCTCTTATCTGGCCGTTGCCTTTGAGATCAAGGGAATCCTTGTAACCGCAGATGAGAAGTTCTGCAAGAAAATGGAAAACGTTGGTCGGATATGTCTTCTAGGAGACCTTAACTTACCACAAGCCGGGGATCAGTAG
- a CDS encoding flavodoxin family protein yields the protein MKEIVALIGSPRKLGNSELMAKEICRHLRVACHLTLVRLPAMNIQPCRACYACIMAEKKCPLDDDLPKILAALVQADAVILSVPTYMLSANASLKRLLDRGLSFLANFQQLWQKPAVAVAIAGIAGMEGYCKLCLDSAARLMGLHLKGSEVVYGALPGEIFLDQANRKVAASLASALFADAPAGDNPRWCCPACGGDTFRFLSADTIRCMTCSSPGKVRIENGSLHMEVNRVKDHFFLSVEGAQKHLKWLQQMKQRFLEQKKTLKAICTDYMHQGDWLASSKEHEDGQRTAIE from the coding sequence ATGAAAGAAATAGTGGCCCTGATTGGCTCCCCCCGAAAACTTGGCAACAGTGAATTGATGGCCAAAGAGATATGCCGCCACCTGCGGGTTGCCTGCCATCTGACCCTGGTGCGGCTGCCAGCCATGAACATCCAGCCTTGTCGCGCTTGCTATGCCTGCATTATGGCCGAAAAGAAATGCCCCCTGGATGACGACCTGCCAAAAATTCTCGCTGCACTTGTCCAGGCAGATGCTGTTATTCTATCGGTTCCCACCTACATGCTCTCAGCCAATGCCAGTCTCAAGAGACTCCTTGATCGCGGCCTCAGCTTTCTTGCCAACTTTCAACAGCTCTGGCAAAAACCGGCGGTGGCGGTGGCCATTGCCGGCATAGCTGGCATGGAGGGCTACTGCAAACTGTGCCTGGACAGCGCCGCCAGGCTCATGGGCCTGCACCTGAAGGGCAGTGAAGTAGTGTACGGCGCTCTTCCCGGGGAAATATTCCTTGACCAGGCCAACAGAAAGGTGGCCGCTTCGCTGGCCTCTGCTCTTTTTGCTGACGCGCCTGCTGGGGACAATCCTCGCTGGTGCTGCCCAGCCTGTGGCGGCGACACCTTCCGCTTTCTCAGTGCAGATACCATTCGCTGCATGACCTGCAGCAGCCCTGGCAAGGTCCGCATAGAGAACGGCTCGCTGCATATGGAGGTCAATCGAGTGAAGGACCATTTTTTTCTGTCGGTCGAAGGCGCCCAAAAACATCTCAAATGGCTGCAGCAAATGAAACAGCGTTTTCTGGAACAGAAAAAGACCCTGAAGGCAATCTGCACCGACTATATGCACCAGGGAGACTGGCTCGCTTCCTCGAAAGAGCATGAGGACGGCCAGAGAACAGCAATAGAGTAG
- a CDS encoding dynamin family protein: MSTTINDLGVEERLAEAGRILQTLGNEIAPFFGGDSAPPASWQRSLSAVAASLQERTLRIAVVGSVKSGKSTFINALYGRDFLKRGAGVVTAFITRVRSGAEEMAWVKLKSWAEINSEIQEAVTLAGLSQELPGLSSVDFRKVEDRRLLEQYVQGLASKQPLAQEGFDPNVVLLKAYIEGFSKVATHIGDGPSRLEFHGAELESHRSFVSEESLAVYLRDMEVQLPSSWLAKGIEIGDCQGSDSPNPFHFAKLQEYLLRCQCILYVISSRVGIRRADLKLIEAIQILRLLPQTLFILNADLDEHDTAEDLYRVQRRLAAELRLVVPEAKIYTFSALLQLFDSMEESLSPREQRRLEGWRQEKDLAQLSATGYQQFCTDLQNMLRRERHRLLYAGVLGHLERVEQSMTDCVATRQGLLSNDLQDLHTLAAEIRKAQDSVTAVLATVEHTLEGLRKSLKDRLGSAVDSYFDSKYGPIITETMDLIENHPVEQFCSSGMGERRKLLTSLYSFYQDFRKTLSRHIIDRVNLRVIDFVKNEEELVEKKILDSTEAYWELLAQALQLYRQRLVDLGLALREASPRNFPLIPKPALVPPPFSAFLQRADSLGRSSLLVRFGLGRLRQFFGGLKDRILRKNSAQASERLFREAVALVKKETQKELLACFRDYRQNLKFIHLFSFLDAYTDAVLQAFHDMSEAALLDIGQLQETAEKKGDDHQEASEDLTIVRQRLRYVNDLLHSLRTSIEYAVENGSGLA, encoded by the coding sequence ATGTCTACCACGATAAATGATCTGGGTGTGGAAGAGCGGCTCGCTGAGGCTGGACGCATCCTGCAAACCCTCGGCAATGAGATCGCCCCCTTTTTTGGCGGCGACTCGGCTCCACCTGCCTCCTGGCAGCGCAGTCTGAGTGCTGTTGCTGCCTCGCTGCAGGAGAGAACCTTGAGAATTGCAGTGGTGGGGTCAGTGAAATCCGGCAAAAGTACGTTCATCAACGCCCTCTATGGACGCGACTTTCTCAAACGAGGAGCCGGAGTAGTTACCGCATTCATTACCAGGGTTCGTTCTGGTGCCGAAGAGATGGCCTGGGTGAAGCTCAAATCATGGGCCGAGATCAACAGCGAGATTCAGGAGGCCGTGACCCTGGCTGGACTCTCCCAAGAACTTCCGGGGCTCAGTTCAGTGGATTTTCGCAAGGTCGAAGACAGGAGGTTGCTGGAGCAGTATGTTCAGGGGCTGGCAAGCAAGCAGCCGCTGGCGCAGGAAGGCTTCGATCCCAATGTGGTCCTCTTGAAGGCTTACATCGAGGGTTTCAGCAAGGTGGCGACTCACATAGGCGACGGCCCCAGCCGGCTGGAATTTCACGGAGCCGAGTTGGAGAGCCACCGGAGCTTTGTCAGTGAGGAATCACTGGCAGTGTACCTGCGTGACATGGAAGTCCAATTGCCCAGCTCCTGGCTGGCAAAAGGCATAGAAATTGGCGACTGCCAGGGGAGCGACTCGCCCAATCCTTTTCATTTTGCCAAGCTTCAGGAATACCTGCTTCGCTGCCAGTGCATCCTATATGTGATCAGCAGCCGGGTGGGGATCCGGCGGGCTGATTTGAAGCTCATTGAAGCTATCCAGATCCTCAGACTGCTGCCGCAAACCCTGTTCATATTGAACGCCGATCTGGATGAACATGATACTGCCGAGGATCTTTATCGAGTACAGCGGAGATTGGCGGCAGAACTCCGCCTGGTGGTTCCAGAGGCCAAGATATACACCTTTTCCGCCCTGCTGCAATTGTTCGACTCTATGGAGGAGTCACTCAGCCCCCGGGAACAGAGGCGGCTCGAAGGCTGGCGGCAGGAGAAAGATCTGGCACAGCTCTCCGCAACTGGATACCAACAATTTTGCACTGATCTGCAGAATATGCTGCGGCGAGAGCGGCATCGGCTTCTCTACGCCGGGGTTCTGGGTCACCTGGAAAGGGTTGAGCAGAGCATGACAGACTGCGTCGCCACCAGACAGGGGTTGCTTTCCAATGATTTGCAGGATCTGCACACTCTGGCTGCCGAGATCCGCAAGGCCCAGGATTCAGTCACTGCTGTACTGGCCACAGTGGAGCATACCCTGGAAGGTTTGAGAAAGTCTTTGAAAGACCGCCTGGGCTCGGCAGTGGATTCCTACTTCGACAGCAAGTATGGTCCGATTATTACCGAGACCATGGACCTGATCGAAAATCATCCCGTGGAGCAGTTCTGCAGCAGCGGCATGGGGGAGAGGCGCAAGCTTCTGACAAGTCTCTACAGCTTCTACCAGGATTTCCGCAAGACGCTGTCGCGCCATATCATAGACAGGGTGAATTTGCGCGTCATAGATTTTGTCAAGAATGAGGAAGAATTAGTAGAGAAAAAGATTCTTGATTCAACAGAGGCCTACTGGGAGCTGCTGGCACAGGCACTGCAGCTCTACCGGCAGCGTCTGGTGGACCTCGGCCTGGCCCTCAGAGAAGCATCGCCAAGAAATTTTCCTCTGATCCCAAAGCCTGCCCTGGTGCCGCCGCCTTTTTCAGCATTCTTGCAGCGGGCGGATTCCCTGGGGAGAAGTTCCTTGTTGGTCCGTTTCGGTCTGGGACGGTTACGGCAGTTTTTCGGAGGGCTCAAGGACAGGATCTTGAGGAAAAACAGCGCCCAGGCAAGTGAGAGACTTTTCCGCGAAGCAGTGGCCCTGGTAAAAAAAGAGACCCAGAAAGAATTGCTGGCCTGCTTCCGAGATTACCGCCAGAACCTTAAATTTATCCATCTTTTTTCATTCCTAGACGCCTATACGGATGCGGTCCTGCAAGCATTCCACGACATGAGCGAGGCCGCTTTGCTGGATATAGGTCAACTGCAAGAGACTGCCGAGAAAAAGGGCGACGATCACCAGGAGGCCTCGGAAGACCTTACTATAGTCCGCCAGCGGCTTCGGTATGTGAACGACTTGCTGCACTCTCTCAGGACTTCCATCGAGTACGCTGTTGAAAACGGATCTGGTCTGGCCTAG
- a CDS encoding arsenite methyltransferase, giving the protein MRNKHPEEIRTTVLQRYGDLAKGGSKGCGCTVSPSCCGSSSPSASEALGYSVEELSSVPEGSNMGLGCGNPQAIAALKPGETVVDLGSGGGFDCFLAAARVGKSGRVIGVDMTPEMVNRARENARQGDYTNVEFRLGEIEHLPVADNTADVIISNCVINLSPDKQSVFQEAYRILKPGGRLAISDVVATASLPPELRDDLQLLSRCIAGAVTPEEITGMLQRAGFREIRIQLQESSREVIKEWIPGINAQDYVVSATIEAVKP; this is encoded by the coding sequence ATGAGAAACAAACATCCTGAGGAGATTCGAACTACTGTTCTACAAAGGTATGGGGACCTGGCAAAGGGTGGCTCGAAAGGTTGCGGCTGTACGGTTTCGCCTTCGTGCTGTGGAAGCTCCTCGCCTTCTGCAAGCGAGGCTCTTGGCTATTCGGTGGAAGAACTGAGCAGTGTTCCCGAGGGCTCGAATATGGGACTTGGCTGCGGCAATCCCCAGGCTATTGCTGCTCTGAAACCTGGTGAGACTGTAGTTGACCTGGGCAGTGGGGGCGGCTTCGACTGTTTTCTGGCTGCCGCTAGAGTAGGCAAGAGCGGCCGGGTTATCGGGGTGGACATGACTCCAGAGATGGTCAACAGGGCACGAGAGAATGCGCGCCAGGGCGACTATACCAACGTGGAGTTTCGCCTGGGAGAAATTGAGCACTTGCCGGTGGCCGACAACACCGCAGACGTCATTATTTCCAATTGCGTCATCAACCTTTCTCCGGACAAGCAAAGCGTCTTTCAGGAGGCCTATAGAATCCTGAAGCCAGGAGGACGCCTGGCCATATCCGACGTGGTTGCCACAGCCAGCCTGCCGCCTGAATTGAGGGATGATCTACAGCTGCTGTCGAGGTGCATTGCAGGGGCAGTCACACCAGAAGAGATCACCGGGATGTTGCAAAGGGCGGGCTTCCGGGAGATCCGTATTCAGCTTCAGGAAAGCAGCCGCGAGGTTATCAAGGAATGGATCCCTGGGATAAATGCCCAGGACTACGTGGTGTCAGCTACCATTGAGGCGGTAAAACCTTGA
- the rimI gene encoding ribosomal protein S18-alanine N-acetyltransferase has translation MLRRAKFADLDRLLEIEEQSAPKSAYDLLELEALLYRYADTFLVTEGCEVEGYIVFSHEGHIVSMAVAPEYRRRGVGSRLLEEVEHRCAGRILHLEVRASNSIAIRFYEQCGFEAVGRRKAYYHDGEDAFIMLKAPAGERKKGNQAW, from the coding sequence ATGTTGAGACGGGCGAAGTTTGCAGATCTTGACAGACTCCTCGAGATCGAAGAGCAGAGCGCTCCCAAGTCGGCCTACGATCTGCTGGAGCTCGAGGCATTGTTGTACAGGTATGCTGATACATTTCTGGTGACAGAAGGCTGTGAGGTGGAAGGCTACATAGTGTTCAGCCATGAAGGGCATATTGTGTCTATGGCTGTGGCTCCCGAGTATCGGCGGCGTGGTGTGGGAAGCCGTTTACTGGAAGAGGTCGAGCACAGATGCGCCGGGAGAATCCTCCACCTGGAGGTGAGAGCGAGCAACAGCATTGCAATCAGGTTCTATGAACAGTGCGGTTTTGAGGCGGTCGGCAGGCGAAAAGCTTATTATCACGATGGTGAAGACGCCTTCATTATGCTGAAGGCGCCTGCGGGAGAAAGGAAAAAAGGAAATCAGGCCTGGTAG
- the speD gene encoding adenosylmethionine decarboxylase has protein sequence MKSLGTHLIIELFQCDRATLDDPETLQHHLLEAVTLSGATPIQPFFHQFSPHGVSGIVVIAESHFSLHTWPEYGYCALDIFTCGEQIDGYLALSRLKQALGAQHVAVTEIKRGVLDLPHAEIKHKPYQEPT, from the coding sequence ATGAAATCACTGGGAACACACCTTATTATCGAGTTGTTTCAATGCGACCGCGCCACCCTTGATGACCCTGAAACTCTGCAGCACCACCTGCTGGAAGCAGTGACACTTTCTGGTGCCACCCCCATCCAACCCTTTTTCCACCAGTTTTCTCCCCATGGAGTCAGTGGCATCGTGGTCATTGCCGAGTCGCATTTTTCCCTGCACACCTGGCCTGAGTACGGTTACTGCGCTCTCGACATTTTCACTTGCGGCGAGCAGATAGACGGCTATCTGGCCCTCAGCAGGTTGAAGCAAGCCCTCGGCGCCCAGCACGTTGCCGTAACCGAGATCAAGCGCGGTGTGCTCGATCTGCCCCATGCCGAAATCAAGCACAAGCCTTACCAGGAACCGACATGA
- a CDS encoding fused MFS/spermidine synthase, with the protein MTDYHWFTEDGCKNVVIQFRCLGEIYSGRSQYARIDIVDTVEYGRMLFLDGIAQSAELDEFIYHENLVHPAMLCHPSPEKVCVIGGAEGATIREVCKYPQVAKIVMVDIDEKLVRICQEKLGQWSAGAFDDHRLQLLFDDGRRYLEQTDEVFDVILVDLDDPTEGSPAVYLFTREFYQLVFNRLTPQGVACFQGECLQPNRLKLHARMYNTLAAVFPWVVAYPYAMPSFHEVNAHILVSKDSDPRQIDLAARLQEQPFTLRHLSGPVLKGLFAVPAYVEQAYKEIRELITDSDPHLYQA; encoded by the coding sequence ATGACCGACTATCACTGGTTTACCGAGGACGGTTGCAAAAACGTTGTCATACAATTTCGCTGCCTGGGGGAAATTTACTCCGGTCGCTCCCAGTATGCCAGAATTGACATAGTCGATACCGTAGAGTACGGCCGCATGCTCTTTCTCGACGGTATAGCCCAGTCAGCTGAACTGGACGAGTTCATCTACCATGAAAATCTCGTCCATCCCGCCATGCTCTGCCATCCCTCGCCCGAAAAAGTGTGCGTCATAGGAGGCGCGGAGGGGGCCACCATCCGGGAGGTGTGCAAGTATCCGCAGGTGGCCAAAATCGTCATGGTGGACATCGATGAGAAGCTGGTAAGGATCTGTCAGGAGAAACTTGGACAGTGGAGTGCCGGAGCCTTCGACGACCATCGCCTGCAGCTGCTCTTCGACGACGGTCGCCGCTATCTCGAGCAAACCGATGAGGTATTCGACGTGATTCTGGTAGACCTGGATGACCCCACAGAAGGCAGCCCTGCCGTCTACCTTTTTACCAGGGAGTTTTACCAGCTGGTGTTCAACCGGTTGACTCCGCAGGGGGTGGCCTGCTTCCAGGGTGAATGTCTGCAGCCGAACCGCTTGAAATTACACGCCAGAATGTATAATACCCTGGCCGCGGTATTCCCCTGGGTGGTTGCCTATCCTTATGCCATGCCCTCTTTCCACGAGGTGAACGCCCATATTCTGGTGTCCAAAGACTCTGACCCTAGACAAATCGATCTGGCAGCTCGCTTGCAAGAGCAGCCCTTTACCCTGCGGCATCTCTCCGGCCCTGTGCTCAAGGGCTTGTTTGCCGTGCCTGCCTACGTGGAGCAGGCCTACAAAGAAATCCGGGAGCTGATCACAGATTCTGACCCCCACCTCTACCAGGCCTGA